One genomic window of Solanum dulcamara chromosome 10, daSolDulc1.2, whole genome shotgun sequence includes the following:
- the LOC129871477 gene encoding GDSL lipase-like has translation MRNLCFHLCILIFLSCINLSICYFDEQNKFRGLFVFGDSMFDPGNNNYLMNPSAYRANFKPYGESYFKHPTGRFSDGRLIPDFLAEFAYLPMIPSYYQALHNHSINHGVNFASAGAGCLDETYTEKVISLNTQLGNFKIVREKLKAHLGKKDSEALLSNAVYLFSIANNDYLRLFDIPDTPSDLSCLAYATEQEYINMVMDNFFTVIMEIYKFGGRRFGIQNLLPLGCLPRFRGLAFLKEGPHSDCLDELNTIVKKHNLALSQKLKQIKKELRGFEYSLFSVFDALNELFENPSTYGFKEAKAACCGFGPYRGFGSCGTAEVYELCKNVKEHVIFDSYHPTEKAFHHFARVWWQGDPKLVESQSLKSLLA, from the exons ATGAGAAATCTATGCTTTCACCTGTGCATTTTGATTTTCCTATCTTGCATTAATTTATCAATTTGTTATTTTGATGAGCAGAACAAATTCAGAGGTCTCTTTGTGTTTGGAGATTCCATGTTTGATCCTGGAAACAATAATTACTTAATGAATCCCTCAGCATATCGAGCAAATTTTAAGCCATATGGAGAATCATATTTTAAGCATCCTACCGGAAGATTTTCTGACGGCCGCCTCATCCCTGATTTTCTTG CGGAATTTGCATATTTACCAATGATTCCATCATATTACCAAGCTCTTCACAACCATTCGATTAATCATGGAGTGAACTTTGCCTCTGCTGGTGCTGGTTGTCTAGATGAAACCTACACTGAAAAG GTGATCAGCCTAAATAcccaattaggcaattttaagATTGTAAGAGAAAAGTTGAAGGCACATCTAGGGAAAAAAGATTCAGAGGCATTGTTGTCCAATGCGGTCTACTTGTTCAGCATAGCCAACAACGATTATCTACGTCTTTTTGACATCCCTGATACACCTTCGGACTTATCTTGTTTAGCTTATGCAACAGAGCAGGAATATATAAATATGGTGATGGATAACTTCTTTACTGTCATTATG GAAATATACAAGTTTGGAGGAAGAAGATTTGGCATCCAAAATCTGCTGCCTTTGGGCTGTTTACCAAGATTTAGGGGTCTTGCTTTTCTTAAGGAAGGTCCTCATAGTGATTGCTTGGATGAACTCAACACCATAGTAAAGAAGCACAATTTAGCTCTTTCACAAAAACTCAAACAGATCAAGAAGGAATTAAGAGGTTTCGAATACTCGCTCTTCAGTGTCTTTGATGCTCTTAATGAACTCTTTGAGAATCCTTCAACATATG GTTTCAAAGAAGCAAAGGCAGCATGCTGCGGGTTTGGTCCATACAGAGGATTTGGTAGTTGTGGAACGGCAGAGGTTTATGAGTTGTGCAAAAATGTGAAGGAACACGTAATATTTGACTCTTATCATCCCACTGAAAAGGCTTTCCATCACTTTGCACGAGTATGGTGGCAGGGAGATCCAAAATTGGTTGAGTCTCAAAGTTTGAAATCCCTGTTGGCGTAG